A stretch of DNA from Clostridia bacterium:
GGACGGGCGCGAGCACTCCGAAGTAGCGCAATCCCGTCAGGATATATGCGGCAAGAGCAAGGCAGCAGGACGACAATACGCCGAGGTCGAGCGCCTTGCTTTTTCGTTTGTTGCGGACCACGACCCCACGGACGGGTTGGCAGGATACGTGCGTTTCGGGTAAAGAATAGTCGTGCATAGGCACCTCCGCCGTATTATGTGACAGCACGCAAAACGGTATGACGTATATGGCTTTTTCGTGCCTTTTTCGGCAAATTTCGTAGCAATTCGTGCGTGCGTCGGGCGCGAAATACCGTATGATGGGGATATGGGTAGGATTATCGTCGTTACATCGGGAAAGGGGGGCGTCGGCAAGACCACGGTCACCGCGTCTTTGTCCGTCGCCTTGGCCTCTTTGGGCAAGCGCGTCGTGGCGATAGACGCGGACGTCAGCCTCAACAATCTCGATTTGGCGTTGGGGCTGGAGGGGGCGATCGCCTACGACCTCTACGACGTGGTCAGCGGTAATTGCCGCGTCAGGCAGGCGTTGGTGCGCTATCCCCCTTGCGAAAACCTGCAACTCTTGCCCTCGGTGCACCCCTTGGGCAACGTGGACGCGCAGGCCTTTCGCGAGCTTGCGGTCACCTTGTCCGAAAGCAACGACTTCGTCCTCGTGGATTGCCCCGCCGGCGTGGACGACGGGTTTGCGCGGGCCGCCCGTGCCGCCAACGAGGCCTTGGTCGTCACCACGCCGCACACTTCGGCTCTGCGCGACGCCGACAAAGTGCTGGGCATATTGGACGGATTCAACCTGTCGCGCTGCGGCTTGGTGCTCAATCGTCTGCGGGGGGATATGATCGTGGAGGGCAGTATGCTATCGCCCAAGCAAATCGCCTCGTTGCTCCACGTGCGGTTGGTGGGTTGCATTCCCGAGGACGACAACGTGCTCTTTATGTGCGGCACCACGCCCAGAGAGTGCGAACACCACGTTGCCGTCGCCATGCTCGCCAAGGTGCTCCTGGGGGCGGATAGAGGGGTGTACGATGTCACCGCGCCCTATCGCGGGGCGCTCGGCAAATTGCGGAGGATCATCAAGAAAGTATGAAGAACGATTTGGCCGCCAAAGAACAAGCGCGCCTTGCCCGCGTGCTCGTCAAAGACAGAATGGGCACGTCCGAGGACACTATCGCCATGCTTCGCAGCGATTTGGCGCGGCTGCTCGAGGATTACTTCGATTTGGACCGCGACAGTCTCAAAGTCGCGCTGGACGCCAAAGAAGACGGCTGCTATATTTTGCGCGTCGCGGCAAAAGCCGTGCGAATCAAGACGTAACGGTTGACAGCGGCCGCTCGGCTTGGTACAATTTAGTAAAAGACAAAAGAGGTGTACGATGGAACAGGTCATGGTCGTAGATGCGGATATCGTTTTGAAGAATTTCGGCGAGGATAGCAAGACGCTCCTCGTGTCCGACGAGCGGCACTTTATCGACGTGGTGCAGACGCATTGCACGTTTTTGGGGCGGGACGTGGCCGAGACCGATCCGTCGTACAAACAAATCATCTCCTATTGCGTCATTGCCTCGGGCGACGAGGTGTTTATGACGCGCCGCACCAAGAAGCAGTCGGAGGCCCGATTGCACGATCGTATGTCTATCGGCATCGGCGGTCACGTCGCCTCGGTAGACGAGGGCGAGGACTTGGTCTTGCGCGGTCTTCGGCGCGAACTCGAAGAGGAGGTCTATATTCGCGGCGACTACACCATGCGCTATCTCGGTGTCATCAACGACAACAGCACCGAGGTCGGCAAGGTGCACGCGGGTATATGCTATTTGGTCGAAGTGCGCGAGGGGGATTGCGAAGTGCGCG
This window harbors:
- the minD gene encoding septum site-determining protein MinD, with product MGRIIVVTSGKGGVGKTTVTASLSVALASLGKRVVAIDADVSLNNLDLALGLEGAIAYDLYDVVSGNCRVRQALVRYPPCENLQLLPSVHPLGNVDAQAFRELAVTLSESNDFVLVDCPAGVDDGFARAARAANEALVVTTPHTSALRDADKVLGILDGFNLSRCGLVLNRLRGDMIVEGSMLSPKQIASLLHVRLVGCIPEDDNVLFMCGTTPRECEHHVAVAMLAKVLLGADRGVYDVTAPYRGALGKLRRIIKKV
- a CDS encoding cell division topological specificity factor MinE gives rise to the protein MKNDLAAKEQARLARVLVKDRMGTSEDTIAMLRSDLARLLEDYFDLDRDSLKVALDAKEDGCYILRVAAKAVRIKT
- a CDS encoding NUDIX domain-containing protein gives rise to the protein MEQVMVVDADIVLKNFGEDSKTLLVSDERHFIDVVQTHCTFLGRDVAETDPSYKQIISYCVIASGDEVFMTRRTKKQSEARLHDRMSIGIGGHVASVDEGEDLVLRGLRRELEEEVYIRGDYTMRYLGVINDNSTEVGKVHAGICYLVEVREGDCEVREKEKMVGQWVPFEGLRAYYAYFEEWSKIVFDTLVAHPDLRA